A stretch of DNA from Dehalobacterium formicoaceticum:
CTTCCACCACCTGAGAGAAACATTGATTCAGCTCAACCGGCATGGTACCCATAGGCCTTTTTTGTTTATGTACTTTTCTATTCCCGGGCTCTTCCAACCTTATCTGCTCATCCGGCAAGATATTGAATTCCACCCTGCCAAATCCTTCCCATGTTCTTTCCCCAATTCCTTCAAAAGCTAATTCATGAAGCTTTTCTTTGGTCTTATTTTTCAGTTCCGGGAATTCCATCATAAAGCTTGTCCCTGCCGCTAATGCCTTTGCACTGGGGCTTTTTAACTTCCAAACGCCTACATAGCTTTCTGTTTCATCAGAACGGGCATAAAAACTGCTAATTTTGAAATCTTTTGTTTCCAAGGCATCTTCTAAATATTGTTTCAGAATTTCTTCTGAAACCTCAGGATAACCATATTCATTCCATAAGATAGCAGGAGATAATAAAGTAACTGTAATCCTTTTGCCTATGCTTTTGTTTAATTGGCTATAAGGAATAATCTCCTTGAATTCCAATGAAACTGCTCCGTACTGTACGCTGCGGGAACGGCCAATCTGCAACTCCAGCCTGTCTCCAAACATTTTTTTTACAGCCATTAGATCTTTTTTTTCTCCCCGAATGAACCCGCAAAAATCTTGACCAGCCTGGAGAGACTCATAATTAAAAATCGTTCCGTCAGTACTTTTCCCTTTAATCCTATCTTTTCGTGCACTATGAAAAGAGAAGGATTTTTCCGGAGTTTTTTTCTTTAGTTCATCTCCGTTTATATAAATGAATCCATTGATCCCTTTAGGTGTTTCCTCAAGAATATCTTCAAAAAGATTATAGATTTTCCCGGTTTCCTTTCCTACATGTAAGGAGATAGGTGCAGGAAAATATTGTTCACCTTCCCACCGGGGATAAGCATTAGAAAAAATCAACTTGCCATATAGAAACCAGCGGGCAAATTCTTTATCTTCATGAGCATTTTCCAGTTTTTTTCTTTTTATATATTGGGCAGTCAGAGCCCCCAGTAAGGTTTTCCCGGGAATATAATCCAGTGTACCGGTCATATTCAAATCATCGGAGCCGGAGCTGATCAAAACCGGGGCGTTTGTTTTTAGATGGTATTCCATGGAGTACATAAATCATGCTCCTTTCAATTGTTTTATGATCTCCGAACTAAGTTCCTGTCCGTCTTGATAAAGAGAACATGCAACTTCACCCAGCCCTCTGTTGCGGCCACTACCTACCCGACGTAGATTTATGCAAGCCAAAGTTATCAGCTGGATAAGTTTCGGTTTTTCTTCCTGCAAAATTATTTCTCCCTGGAAGGTACAGCCTGGTTTAAGTACCCGACAGGTACGCAGGCTTCCCTCCCGGGCAAGTCCATTATCGTCTATTGCGGTTTGCATCAGAACTTGCGTCATGGTATTTAATACTTCTTGTTGTGACAAAACACCGGCGAATTCTTCAAAAGACCATTCCAGCCAAGGAATGGCAGATTGAAAGTTTTCAAAAAACAAATTAGTATATGACAAAGGAGATGGTTGAAAACTGCCTGATTGTCCAAAACACTCATCTACATCTTCCGGCTTGAAATAACGGTTATTGGAACAATGAAACATTTCCACAACTTCTTGGGCACTTTCCCGCAGCAAACCCTTCAATCGTCTGGCAGGAAAATATGGAAAGCCATATTGGTCATATGCCAGATCATTATCAATAGCCGCACTCCATCCTTCCCCGGAACCTAAAAGGAGAAACGATAAATTAGTTATTTTAATAGTAAGTTTTAAATCCATACCAATTCTCCCTCGCTTAAAAAGTCAATTTCCGGATAAAATTCCATTAGTTCCAACATCTCAAAATATGGTGTAACTGCATTATTCCATCCATCTTTATAATAGTCACTAGGGCCTTCAATTTTTGGTAATATAAGTTCTCTAGCCTTTAAATTTTCCAGATATCTTTTGGTCGTTTCCTTACCCATGGGGAGAATATTTCTTAACTCCTTCACTTTGGCACGAGGCCATTTACGAAGTTCATTCATCCCATTTTTTAAGTTGATCATAGTATTTTCTTTTCCTTTACTATTCTCACCGACTAGATAGGGGCCAAAATTCAAGCTCCCCTCTTTAACTCGATAATGCTTTTGCCTAATGCCATCCAGAGCCTGGGAATAACCTCCTTGGGAAATATAGAAATCCAACCAGTTACTGTCCGGGTTCTTAGCTGCCGCTTTTTTAGCGGATTGGCACAGCTCTTCCGCCATTTGATATCCTCGATAAAAAGGATATCGAGATTTAATTACTGCTACTCCCGCAGATGTATAAATAGGATTTTGATTTTTTACTTTCTCTAATGGTTCCTGGGCTAATATCCCCATAAATTTCTCCGCCAAATAAACCCCAAGCCGGCCATCAGTAACAAAGGTAATATCGTCTCCCCCAAAAACAATGGGTCTTAAAGGAAGTATCGTTCTATTATTTTTATCCTGCCAGATCTCAAATTCCTCCTGGTGGTTCTTAAAATACTCCATGGAATTAGCCAATTTTCTGATAAGCTTTTTATAGGCATTTTCACTTGCCGCTCTCACAGCCCAAGATAGTTTTCTGGTTTCTACCAGGCTTTTACACTCCATAAATCGTTTACCCATGCCGTTACCATCGATATGCACAATTGCCAAATAGCTTTTACCTTCTTTTTGTCCCAATTGCTCATGTTCCAGGGGAAAAGCAAACCCTTTAGGTAAGAACTTCTCTTTAACTTTATCCATATGATGTTCGTTGTTTTCCGCAGGCAATCGTTTCGCCTTGGAAACTGCAGAAATATAAATTTCTCTTCCTTCCGCATCAATATAGGGTACCTCGGCCGAGTTACCGGAATAAATGCAGTCTGCAGTAATACCATGTTTGGTCAAAACACTATTAGGAAATAAGGTGTTTTTACCTTGATCCAGACTTTTTGTCAAACGTTCCATGTTCTTCTGATATTCTTCGGGATTCAAGCTAAAATAATCATCAATGGCAGCCGCGGTTTGTAAACCAGGTGTTTCTATCAACAGCTTCAATGACCACTTCCTGACAAATAATCTGGCCATGTCCTCCGATCTGAAGAGAAGGAGAGCATTTCCCCCTCCGATATAGCCGATTTCAACAAGCTTTGTTTGATCTGTTTTCAATTGGATGGTTTCAGGCGTCTTAAACCAAGCCTCCATATCGATTTCTGTCCCGCATATTTCTTCTATGGTTTCATGGAGATACTCCTGAAAAATTCTCTCCACTAAAGAAGATGCTCCCAAGTTTTCCTTGAGACTGTTACTAGTAAAGATATATTTCTGAATCGATACCGTATCCAAAAATACTGCCGTTACTTTACCCATAATCAATCCCCTCCCTTTACGTGTTCTATGATTTTGCTCCACAATACATCTTCCTGAAGATCTTCCCTACCAAGTACTAAAAGTTTTCTGTCCCCGGACCCACGTATTTTTTCCAAATCACTTTCAACCTTTTGCACTTTAGATTGTTCCAGGCAGGTCACTAATACCGGCTTTCCTTCCTCTCCGCCAATCTGTTCCACACGCAGCAGGACTTCAAAACCTTTACCCTTGCATATACCTTCCGCTCTTGCTGTGGTACAGGAAATACAGCAAACCTGATAACCATTCATAAAGATAACATCCAGTTCAAATTTCTTATCATGGCTTTCATGATTTTTAATATACCAATTCATCTCCGTCGGCCAATTCAAATCTTCTTGCTCAATATTTCTCTTAATTACATTTGCCACATATTTCTCTAACCATTTCCCGGCTAGATAACCATCAATTGGATCATCAGCTCTTCTTTTAACCTCTATCTTAGTTACATCAGCTGATGGAATCCAAACACTTCCATCATCATTAATGGGAGAATACTCCCTGGGGATCCCCCTAAGGATATTCTTTATATATTCAGGAGCATTAACGACATCGTTATTAACCTCTTCCCAACGCTCCAGTTTTTGGAAATTAATCATATGTTCCCTGAGATTATTTGGTTTTTTCCCGGTATCAAAATAAATATATTTTAGGGTGTTTTCCACCCAGTCTAAATAATTAGAAATTTCCCCCTTGTTTACCATATCTTCTAAAGCGGCATCTGCTTCCGGCCATTCCCGCTTATTCTTATCTTCCTTAGACTTTTCACAGCCATGAAGCTTGGTCAATCCTTCCAAAGATAGTTTCACTTCATCTCTCAGATCCTCTGTTATTACCCCTTCCTGGTCTACATGAATGCAAAAATTCCGTGCATTTAAATAGGAAAAAGAACACTTTCTATCCCATAATTCTTCCAAAGAGCGGTAGACGTGTACTGCCATTGCTTTGGTTCCCCCTGTATAGTTGAGATGTAATCCTGTTGTGCTTGTTAAAACTGCCGGGGAAAGGTATTCCTTTATATCCCTTTCAATTCTTTCCGCAGAGGCAATGTTGGAAAGGGAAACATAATTAATGGAAATTGCCTCGTCCCATTCACCTAGAATCGCCTGTCTGATATTTTCCGCCAAATGTTTTGTCCCTCTTTGGTTAATATTTCTTTCCTCTTCAGAATGTACCAACCAAATTCGCCGCAGCTTTTTATTCTGATTTTGAAAGTACTTACTTACAACATAGTTAGGCAATGGGTTTGTTCCCACCAATAACACTAAATCAGAAAACTTTTCTTCAAACATTCTCTCACCTCATGTTTTATTTATTGAACAAATTCCGTCACAAAGACCAATATATGTATTTATTCATTAAATAAGTTGATTTTCCTGCAAATTTTACCAATATTCATATCTAGCTATTCTTTTGCAACTATGAAAAAAACCGGTAATTTAATCCCGGTTTTTTAAACATACATATAGGTAAATTTATTGCTTAATTGCTGAAAGATTTCCTGCTGTTACTGAGTGTTATTGTCGAAACTTACTGCACAATTATGAAACTTTTATATGATTAAATCCTGTCCTCCTTTGCGCAAGCCCATGATTTCCCGCTCTGAATAACGAGTCGTCCTTAATGTATAAATAATCACTGAGTCTTCTTCAGTCACAATAATCTTGTCCAATTCCATTTTCAATTTCGCCAGATTGCTTTCCGAAATCTCTCCCTCGAAGACTGAATTCTGCACCCAGTTCAAATATTTTCTGCATCGCTTCAATGCCTTGGTTACCCTCTTTTCCCCCATATCATAGACTAAGACCACAAACATAATTTTACCTCATCCTCCGGTTTTTCGCTCCCCAAAATCCATTATCTATCACTTTCCTAAATGGGTATATTCTGTCTGTCCATATTATTATGCTCTCAGTTCTTCACCACTGACTGACAAAAGTCTCATAATCTTTCTCCCCCATGAGGTGTTTTTCCAGCTTGTAAAGTTCGAGACGAATCAAACGACGATAAGACACAGGGGTTCCGATATCACGGTGGTTAATGGTGGTTTTTAAACGGTTTTCCAGTTCTTCGACAAAAACCCTGCGCCCACTCTCTTTCAGCATCAAGCCGCCGGACTCTTTTTTGAAATCACTTTTCTTGAGCATCTTTTTACTGATCAGAGTAAAGATCACCCGATCCACCAAAATAGGTTTAAAAATTTCTGCCACATCTAAATTCAAACTGAAGCGACGAAAATTAGTGGTATGAAGATACCCTATACGCGGATCCAAATGAGTCTTGTAGATTTCACTTAAAACTGTGGAGTAGACAATGGAATTGCCAAAACTGATCAAGGTATTCATTTCATTTTTTGGAGGCCGCTTTGATCTCCCCTCAAAGATAAATTCCGGCTGACCGTGAATCGCATCAAAGGCTTTATAATATTGTTCCCGGATATTCCCTTCAAAGGCCATTAATTGGGGAATATTGTCGGCATCCTTTATTCCTTCACTCAGTCTTTCAATCTCTGTTAACTTAGACTCTACATCCTTGCCCCGATTGACGTAATATTTCAGTACCTGTCTGATATTTAAATAGGCACCGTTTACAAATTGCCGTGCCAGCACCAGCCTTCTTTCATCATCCAAATAAGCTTCCGCCTGCCGCAGGATCATATACCCTGAATTATAGTGCTCCCGGGGATAAAAGGTTCCGCTATAATAGCCGTAATTATTAAAATAATGAATCATAATCTCCTTCTGTGTACAGAATTCCAGGAATCGCTTATTAAGATCCACCTCTCCAAAGATCATCAATTCTGATGTATCTTCCACAGGGATGTATTTCTGATCTCCCTCTTCATTGACAAAGAAAATTGTATTATCCTTACGACGAAGCTGACCGTTAGAGAAGATATATAAGGGTTTTTTCACTATTCCACCTCCATCCTTTCCAACCTGTTGTACGCCGATGCCCATTTAAGCAAAACCTGGCACAGCTAATTCAAGCCTGAATAGGGATTACGCCCAGCAAAACTCCTTATACGCGCAATTCTTGCAGAAATGAATCTTTTGGGGTTGGGGAGGTCTGTCCATAGCGGCAAATTCCCCAATCTTTTCCATGGTTTGCAGCAGTTCTTTCTCCATTTCTTCCGTAAGAACCACCTCTTCTTTTTTTCGCTCTTTGGGGAATAACAATTCCCCTTTGGCTTCAATCCCCCGCTCTTTCAGTTCCATGAGATAAAATCCCAATTGCATCCGGGCACTTTTAGCGTACTTGGAACTTTTTTTGACTTCCCCAATAACTAATCCTTCCTTATCCTGACGCACAATATCCAAACGGATATTGCCCAGGGAGATCTCCTTGTTTCTGTCCCTAGCATAACTCATTTCATGAATGAACCTTCCCAAATCCAGATTGGCGTCGTCCTGATCGGGATTGACCTGGTGCAGCATGAGCCAGACCTCCCTGGGGCAGCAATAATAATACCAGATGTGTGTCCCGGTAATATTAAACTCCGGATGTTCCATAAGCCTTCCCTCCTCCCCACCCGACTTAAATTATGGTATCAAACCCTTCCACGGCACGCTTGGCCAACCCTGCCACTGAATCATAATCACTTCCGCTCCACAGGCAGGGTATCCTATTTATTAGATAAAGATCTTTTCCTACCAAGGAAAAAGCCAGTTTAGCCGGAACATTGACCACATAATGATTCATTAAGATCATAAATTGTTTCCTGGTTTCAAAGGACATGTGGGAATAATAATCCCTGTCCTCATAGCAAGCATAAATATCCTCCGCCGAATAAAGTCCCAACCTCTTTTGCAGCTCCACAAACCGTCGGGGTAAAAAGTCTCTATCTTCTTTTTCAACCTGCCAGGGAACAAAAACCGGTAATTTAAAATAATCTTCCTTAAAGGGCGTAAACTGTTGCCCCAGCAACGGCCAATTGCCTTCATAGGCATCAATAATCGCCTGTTTGCCTGCCTCATAAGAGTTGCGAGCAAACATCTTTCTATAATATTCCTTGATCAACTCCAACAGCTCCGACTCCAGCCATACTTCCTGCTTCTGCAAAAGTTCGTCGGTGAGCTTTTGCAAGGTAGCAGGATAAATGGAGCCGCGGGTATCTTTCTCTCCTCCTCTTAAAAAAGTTATCAGCGTCAGAATTCCCCGATCCCCGGAACCATTGCGATTGACACGCCCCGCAGCCTGGATAATGGAAGGAAGGATGGGCAAAGCACGTATAATATGATCAAAATTGAGATCAACCCCCGCTTCGATAATCTGAGTAGAGATCACATATTGGCATTCCTGCTTATTCTCCGCCTGAGAGTGCTTGATCTTCTTGATTTCCACCCGTTTATGGAGAGGAATCATCATGCCGTGCAACAACTTTAGGTGCGGCGGCTTTATCTTGACGCTCAATTGTTTATACACTAGATAAGCATCGGCAATGGTATTTAAAATGGCTGCCCGAGATAAAGCTTTTTTATCGTCTATCCCATTTCGGCTTCGTTTTAATAGATATTCGGCCACTACCTGTTCATCCATTTCTCCCTTTTGCTCCACCTGATAACGTTCCATTCCCTTCACAGGGTTTATAGCCAGGCAACCAGGCTGCTCTGACAAGCCGTAATCAAAGGGAGGCATGGTAGCGGACAAAAAGAAAATGCGCAGATTATATAATTTGGTGACTGACTCCAACCCACACAAAAAAACATTCCAGCTTTCCGGTGCAAAAATCTGTGGTTCATCGATAATCACTACGCTATTATGAAGATAAGCCCGCCGCAGGGTATCCTGAGCCTTTCCAGGAAATATGGCCTTGGACCACTGCTGGAAACTGGTGCAAACCACGGGGTTGGCCCAAGATTCCATTAGCAGTTGGCCGGAATGGAGCTTTCCTTCCTCTTCCAAGTCTTCATCCTTCTGCTTTTCTGCCACAACGGCTAAGGAATGATGTTCCAAAACAGAGGTATCCATGGCCTTTTCAATCACACCACTGGTCTGTTCCAGAATAGACAGGTAAGGCGCCACGTAGATAATTTTTTCATAACCTTGTTCCCGTCCCAGCCAGGCGGCGATTTTTAGAGCGGTGATGGTCTTGCCGTAGCCGGTAGGCATTTCCAAAGTATAGACTCTGCGTCCTGGGTCCTTTGCCAACTGGCTGAGAATCTGACTTTGAGCCTCGTTGCGAATTTCCGCCATAGCCTGATCGCCATTATTTCGGCAATATTCATCCAGTTTCCGGTCTTGCCGAATATGATCTTCCTGATTAAATCCGGTTTTTTCAATGGTGGCAACGTGAAAACGATCGCCGGCAATCAGTGCCGTGGTGATTTCCCGCCAAAGACTTAATTGATCCATGACCTTGCCGTAATCAGGTGAGTATCCCACATCCAACAGATCGTAAGCCTCCTTGAACACATCATAAACCTGGTCAATCCATTGATCCAAAGCCTCAACTGTCATGGGAACATGACGAAGTTCAGGATAGACTTGTTCCATAAAAACGGCAATACCCGGCAGATCCATCTCTTCCCAGGCCCCTGCTCCCATCCAATGTTTATCGTCGAGATGCTTCAGTGCCCCGTGATGATCGGCAATATCCCGGATCAGCCACAGCCAGTGGACCGCATATGAGGGCCACTGCCTTTCCTGCTGCAGCAGATGATAGCCCAAATAAGAAAAAAGGAAGGCCCCCTCTGGGGCATGATTGGGTCCCCCCTTGCTCTTTCCTCGAATGTATCTTTGCCATTTTCTATGAGCCTTGGCCATATCATGGCAAACTCCGGCCAATCCAGCCAGGCGGATGTATATAGTATCGTGGCAATGGAAGCCGTAATCACTTTCCAGCCGTTGTTCCACAGCCTTCTTAACCCCGAGCAAATGATCCCGCAGCAGATACTTTCTGTCCTGTTCATCTGGCCGGGCAATGCATTTGTCAAAAATAACTAAGTCTGACATATCCAATCCCCTTTGAACCATTTTTCACCGCAAGATGCACAATGATATGCACTTCATATTCTTGTAATATTCGACCATATGTTGTAAAATCCTTTATCCTATCCATTTTTTCAATATTTATTTTGTTGTATTTGTCTCCAGCTTTCTCAAAAAGCTTACAAAACATCGTTTCCCGTACAGCGAGTTATGTTTTTACTTTGATTACGAGCCCGGACAGCAGAGGAAACTCTGCACCGGGCGTTCCTTAAGGGATGATCATGCAAGGCAGGAACATCCTTCCTTTTGTCGAATATAAGAAAAAAAGGAGGGATTTTACATGAATGAAAAGCAAAGGAAACCTATTTATAAGAGATGGTGGTTTATCGCAATTATTGCAATTTTCGTTATTGGGGCAATAGGGAGTATTGGCGAAGAAGATGCAACGGTAGAAAAACAACCGACAGAACAAGTTGGTGCAACCGCTGACGCTGATCCATTAGTCGCGGGGGAGCCTAAGAAAGAGGAACCGGTAAAGGCCGATGTACCTCGCGAATTTAAGAACGCGTTAAAATCCGCGCAGAACTATGTTAATATCATGCCTTTTTCGAAGGAGGGACTATACGATCAGCTGACCTCCGAGTATGGAGATCAGTACCCAGCGGAAGCTGCACAATATGCCATCGAGAATGTGCAGGTTGATTATAATGAGGAAGCTTTAGAGGCAGCTAAAAACTATCAAAAAATCATGCCGATGTCAGACCAAGAACTTTTTGATCAACTAACATCTGAACATGGAGATAACTACACTGACAGTCAAGCTCAATATGCAATTGATAATTTACCGGAATAAAATTATAAATATTAGCAGTATATAAATAACAAGAGCCTTCGGGCTCTTTTTCTTCTATTCGGACCCGGGCTTATAACGCAACCCGGCAGAGCACCCCGTCTCCCTCCTTGGCGGGGTGCTAATAATTATTAGTGAGGTGGTGTGGCAGGATGGCCTTAACAAAAAAGCAAAAACGTTTTGTAGAGGAGTATCTGATTGATCTGAATGCCACCCAGGCAGCAATCCGGGCAGGGTATTCACCACAGACAGCTTATTCTATTGGCGATGAAAACCTGAAAAAACCTGAAATTAAAAATGCTATTGATAAAGCTCTGGCTGAAAGGTCAAGGCGAACCGGAGTCAACGCCGATCGAATTATCGAGGAGTTGGCCAAGATTGCTTTTCTCAATCCGAGTTTCAATCCCTTATAGGTAGGCTAAAAACTAGATCTTTTACTCATAATCATTCTCCTTTTCATTGTTTCAATCCCTTATAGGTAGGCTAAAAACTGCTAGAGCGGCATACCCTAGTTCCTGCATTTTGGGTTTCAATCCCTTATAGGTAGGCTAAAAACCCGCACGGGAAGTGGTTTGCGTCCCAGCAGTCCCAAGTTTCAATCCCTTATAGGTAGGCTAAAAACACATCTTTATTATCTATTTCGCTTAGTTTTATGATAGTTTCAATCCCTTATAGGTAGGCTAAAAACGATATAACAAGAACTGGTTCTGTTTGGACTGGCAGGTTTCAATCCCTTATAGGTAGGCTAAAAACTTTTGGTGTCCAACTTTTATATATTCCTGATTAGGGTTTCAATCCCTTATAGGTAGGCTAAAAACGAGGCGGGGAAGTATGGGCTATCCGTATAGTGGAGTTTCAATCCCTTATAGGTAGGCTAAAAACGTTTGACTATCAACTTGATTTACTCACCAATACAAGTTTCAATCCCTTATAGGTAGGCTAAAAACGTAAGGCAAACTGCTCTGCACGACATGGTTAATCATGGTTTCAATCCCTTATAGGTAGGCTAAAAACAGGAGTTCCTTGACCTCGTTGTCGAAGAGTATGATGAGAGTTTCAATCCCTTATAGGTAGGCTAAAAACGATATTCGCCTGGTCGATGATGACAATGCCTAAGAGTTTCAATCCCTTATAGGTAGGCTAAAAACATACAACAAGCTCAATAAGTACAATGCAGGTGCTTGTTTCAATCCCTTATAGGTAGGCTAAAAACGATATTCGCCTGGTCGATGATGACAATGCCTAAGAGTTTCAATCCCTTATAGGTAGGCTAAAAACGCATTTGGAGGTATTCAATAATGAAAAATAAGTGGATGTTTCAATCCCTTATAGGTAGGCTAAAAACCAAAGGCTGGCTCAATACTTTTACAAGCGAAATCGGTTTCAATCCCTTATAGGTAGGCTAAAAACACGCGCAGTAGGATTGGCCTGCCCCTATCTTTCCAGGTTTCAATCCCTTATAGGTAGGCTAAAAACAAGGCCTATTGCTTCTCCACCTTCATAGTTACCTTTGAGTTTCAATCCCTTATAGGTAGGCTAAAAACCCGTTGCCCGTATACCCCATGTATATTCCTCCTGGGATAGTTTCAATCCCTTATAGGTAGGCTAAAAACGAAATGACAAAGGTTTTGAGGCGGAGCGCAGACAGCAGTTTCAATCCCTTATAGGTAGGCTAAAAACCAGCAGCCTTCCCCTTCGTCTCCGGCAGCCCCGCGCTGTTTCAATCCCTTATAGGTAGGCTAAAAACTGAACCCAGAAGCTTTTTTACAGATCGGCACGGCTTGTTTCAATCCCTTATAGGTAGGCTAAAAACGCATATGATTGAGCGAAATCAAAAGTATGCGGAGGTGAGTTTCAATCCCTTATAGGTAGGCTAAAAACTTTATGAGAGGAGGTGATCCTTATCTACTGCAGGCGTTTCAATCCCTTATAGGTAGGCTAAAAACTATCGATGCTTCGCGGATAGTGTTGGCCGGGATAGAGTTTCAATCCCTTATAGGTAGGCTAAAAACAGATGAAGTTAAGTATTATAATTCTCCTCAGATAGGTTTCAATCCCTTATAGGTAGGCTAAAAACAGTTTATGGCACATCGGGAAACGACACGATCCGAAAATGTTTCAATCCCTTATAGGTAGGCTAAAAACTGTATCTACTACTAGAAACCTTATTGCCCGGATGCGTTTCAATCCCTTATAGGTAGGCTAAAAACAAAGTTTTGGAAGTCTTTCCTGAAAAAATCAGAAAATTGTTTCAATCCCTTATAGGTAGGCTAAAAACTTGAGATTTGCTTCAGTATTTGGATTTTTTATAGAGTTTCAATCCCTTATAGGTAGGCTAAAAACGGGAAATCCCAGTGGACTGGGATAGTCAGGTATCTAGTTTCAATCCCTTATAGGTAGGCTAAAAACAAAACGGGAGTCAATCCCTTATAGGGATGAGAATAGTGTTTCAATCCCTTATAGGTAGGCTAAAAACGACCAGGTACTAAGTTTTTACAAGGTGCGTTAGCTATGTTTCAATCCCTTATAGGTAGGCTAAAAACGCTTGAAATATCATAAAAATTATGATATTATATTAGGTTTCAATCCCTTATAGGTAGGCTAAAAACGGGAGTAGGTGTTATGAGTAGGTGTTATGACCAGGTACGTTTCAATCCCTTATAGGTAGGCTAAAAACTCGGATATAGACGCGATCAAGCGCGTCAAACGCGCGTTTCAATCCCTTATAGGTAGGCTAAAAACTGGAATTTGCTAGGGGCAATGTGGACAGAGGAGAAGGTTTCAATCCCTTATAGGTAGGCTAAAAACCGAATCAGGATAAAGATCAGGTTACCAGAATGTAGGTTTCAATCCCTTATAGGTAGGCTAAAAACTATATGCAGAGGCGAAAATATCGTCGAAGCACTAGAGTTTCAATCCCTTATAGGTAGGCTAAAAACCGAATCAGGATAAAGATCAGGTTACCAGAATGTAGGTTTCAATCCCTTATAGGTAGGCTAAAAACGCGGCTTGCGTAATGTAACAATCCACGATTGTGGCGGGTTTCAATCCCTTATAGGTAGGCTAAAAACGAGGGTCTGGTAGAATCATTAAATTTAACCTCTAGAGTTTCAATCCCTTATAGGTAGGCTAAAAACTCCGATGGTCGCAGACCCGATGACGTGCAGTTCACCTGTTTCAATCCCTTATAGGTAGGCTAAAAACCAGGAAAAATTTCCAAAACTTTGGTTTGCATTTGTCTGTTTCAATCCCTTATAGGTAGGCTAAAAACAGGATGATCAATCGTATCGTAGGGGACGGTACATAGTTTCAATCCCTTATAGGTAGGCTAAAAACATGTCCTGATCATCCATGCCTTCAAGTGACATCTTTTGGGTTTCAATCCCTTATAGGTAGGCTAAAAACTCCTATAGTGCAGGATTTGCTCCTGCCTAGAAGTGTTTCAATCCCTTATAGGTAGGCTAAAAACCGGATCGTGTCGTTTCCAGATGCTGCTTCAATGCGTTTGTTTCAATCCCTTATAGGTAGGCTAAAAACGTTTACAAGCTATCATAGACGCTATCATCTATGATGAGTTTCAATCCCTTATAGGTAGGCTAAAAACTTATACCCCACCCCCTACGATTGGGTCTATACCCCCAGTTTCAATCCCTTATAGGTAGGCTAAAAACGCGCCAAGGTGCCGGGGCGGGGGAGGGGGTGATCTCTAGTTTCAATCCCTTATAGGTAGGCTAAAAACTTCTAAGACTCTCTCTCTTATGTATTCACTGGTGGTGTTTCAAT
This window harbors:
- the cas4 gene encoding CRISPR-associated protein Cas4 produces the protein MEHPEFNITGTHIWYYYCCPREVWLMLHQVNPDQDDANLDLGRFIHEMSYARDRNKEISLGNIRLDIVRQDKEGLVIGEVKKSSKYAKSARMQLGFYLMELKERGIEAKGELLFPKERKKEEVVLTEEMEKELLQTMEKIGEFAAMDRPPQPQKIHFCKNCAYKEFCWA
- a CDS encoding CRISPR-associated helicase/endonuclease Cas3, yielding MSDLVIFDKCIARPDEQDRKYLLRDHLLGVKKAVEQRLESDYGFHCHDTIYIRLAGLAGVCHDMAKAHRKWQRYIRGKSKGGPNHAPEGAFLFSYLGYHLLQQERQWPSYAVHWLWLIRDIADHHGALKHLDDKHWMGAGAWEEMDLPGIAVFMEQVYPELRHVPMTVEALDQWIDQVYDVFKEAYDLLDVGYSPDYGKVMDQLSLWREITTALIAGDRFHVATIEKTGFNQEDHIRQDRKLDEYCRNNGDQAMAEIRNEAQSQILSQLAKDPGRRVYTLEMPTGYGKTITALKIAAWLGREQGYEKIIYVAPYLSILEQTSGVIEKAMDTSVLEHHSLAVVAEKQKDEDLEEEGKLHSGQLLMESWANPVVCTSFQQWSKAIFPGKAQDTLRRAYLHNSVVIIDEPQIFAPESWNVFLCGLESVTKLYNLRIFFLSATMPPFDYGLSEQPGCLAINPVKGMERYQVEQKGEMDEQVVAEYLLKRSRNGIDDKKALSRAAILNTIADAYLVYKQLSVKIKPPHLKLLHGMMIPLHKRVEIKKIKHSQAENKQECQYVISTQIIEAGVDLNFDHIIRALPILPSIIQAAGRVNRNGSGDRGILTLITFLRGGEKDTRGSIYPATLQKLTDELLQKQEVWLESELLELIKEYYRKMFARNSYEAGKQAIIDAYEGNWPLLGQQFTPFKEDYFKLPVFVPWQVEKEDRDFLPRRFVELQKRLGLYSAEDIYACYEDRDYYSHMSFETRKQFMILMNHYVVNVPAKLAFSLVGKDLYLINRIPCLWSGSDYDSVAGLAKRAVEGFDTII
- a CDS encoding Ltp family lipoprotein → MNEKQRKPIYKRWWFIAIIAIFVIGAIGSIGEEDATVEKQPTEQVGATADADPLVAGEPKKEEPVKADVPREFKNALKSAQNYVNIMPFSKEGLYDQLTSEYGDQYPAEAAQYAIENVQVDYNEEALEAAKNYQKIMPMSDQELFDQLTSEHGDNYTDSQAQYAIDNLPE